ACATCATGTCTGACCCCGGGATTGACGTAGTGGATATCTGTCTGCCGTCTGCGCTTCATACCGCTTATGCACTGGAAGCCCTGGACCGGGGAAAAGATGTCTTCTGCGAGACCCCGGCTGTACTGGGACCGGAGGATGGACATAGACTGCTTCAGGCGGAACAGCGGACCGGCCGCAGAATTCTCGTCAACCAATTCATCAAGTTCGATTATGCCTATGAATACCTGGAGCAGGCGGTACGCGAGGAGACCTGCGGGAAGCTGCTGCATCTGAATATGCGCCGGGAGACCGCTCCGCTGTGGGGAGATCTCGGCCTTACGGCCATCGCCGCCAATCTGATGATTCATGAGCTGGATGTCATCGCCTGGCTGATGGATTCACCTGTACCTGCTTCGGTCTGGGGAACCTCCGGGAGCAAGGAGGGGCAGGCGCTGGTCCTGGCCTCCTTCCTCCAGCCTGAGTGGAGCGCACAGCTCACCGTATCTTCGCAGATGCCGGGGAGTTATCCTTTTACTATCGGGTATGAAGCCTACTTCGAGCAGGGGAAGCTGGAGTTTCGCGAGTGCAGTGGTGCAAATGGGGAGATCCAGGCCAGTCTTACCGGTTATACCTCCGAGGGACAGATGGCGATTCCACTGATTCCGAGTGATCCCTATGCCAAAAGCCTGCGCCATGCTCTCCTGAGTCTGCGGGACGGGACGGATTCCAGTTTGTCGCTGCGACAGGCGCTGAAGTCTCTAAACATGGCCTTTCAGTTAACGGATATGCTCACAGCGGGCACGGCCACCGGGGGCGAGAAATAGTTGGATTTACTCCACCTACTGATGTAATAACCGCTCCTTATGGGGCAACAGTTGGAAAAATGGCACTTCTTCAGGCGCATTCCCGGCAAATTCGTAATATCGCCTTCAGTAGATGCTGTTTTTCCAATTACTTCAGTAAATCCATCGAAAACCGGTAAAACAAGATACAATTTTCCACGTATTTCTATCACCAAAACCGCTTCGTACGCATTCCTCATGCCTGGTGCGTAGCCTGCCCGGCAGGTTGACATCGATGATTTGTTTTGGCAAGGGTTTGCCTCTCTTTTTCCGTTTGTTAGTTACAAAGTTCAGGTGAAGGTTTGCAGTTAGTAGTAGTGATTAGGGTGAGAGTTTTTTTGTTTTTACTATTATGAATTTTTCATATGTTGAAATATTGTAATTAAAGATTTGAGATTGGTGTATTTTCGTTTTTGGTACGCTTTCGTTATCGACTATTAGTTAACATAATATATATTATGTCTCTAATTATTTAATCTTCCCTTTGGCTTAACGTTGTCGCTTCAAAGCACTGCTGCTACACTTCGTTCCATCTCCGCTAACCTTCGTCCCCCCTTCACCTCACTCTCCTGCCGACATCGCGAACGCGAAGCGCTCCAGCTTATCCTGGGACAGGCCGCTTCCCGTCTTGTGCCCTTTGCCTTTGACCATCCGCAGCACCCATTTGTCGAGCAGAGAGATCCGGTCCGGGTAGATCTCATCCCCCATCACTTCCTTGGCCAGCGCTTTATTGTAGATGATCTCGGGATAAGCCTGCTTCAGCTCCTGCTCCCCCTTCTCCCCTGACATTCCTGCGCAGATGAACAGTCCCAGCCTTTTTTTGAGGAGCTCCTGTTTGTGCTTGGCCGTAAAAACGGCCATCTCCTTGCGGATTCTGCCATAGTAGATGGAACCGCCCAGAATTACAGTATCATAGGCAGCAAGCTCCGGTACCTTGGCGTACCGCAGATTCACCACCTCCGCCCCATCGAGCCTGGATTGCAGCTGCATCGCTGCTTTTTCGGTACATCCATATTTGCCGGCATAGAGAATCAATATCCGATTACTCATTAGCTCCGCCTCTATTCTATAGGTAATGGGCCACCAGGCCGTCCGGATTCCTGCGTGTTACGCAGTACAAGGATGAGACAACCGATGACCAGCAGATTGAACACCGGGAACAAGATCAGCTCAGCCATGGAGACATGGACTCCCGCTCTCAGCATTCCAATAATCATGGAGGAGATGGAGGTCAGCAGGGTTGCGGTTTTCACCAGGACAACAGCAGCCAGAAGATACCCGAAGGACTGTCTGCGGATAAGCAATACCCCGGTAAGGACCATGACCGGTAGCAAAACGGCTAAGTCCATGGCCTGAATCACCAATGTGCTGTAATGCTCAAGCCCTTCAGGCATAGCTCCCTGCTGCCAGGCTCCGGCAATCCGGCCCAGCCATAACATAATAATCAGGAAGGCAATCAGCAGCAGAATGAAACCGATGCTTCTGGCCGGAAGCTGCGTGCTGAACGATACCCCGTCCCGCTCCAGTGAGCGAAAAACAAGGATAAAAGCAAACAACCCTGCCGAGAACAACATCACATAAACTAGGAACAGATTATTATACATAGCCATGAAAGAGTAAGATCCGTACGTATACGTGAAGTATCCGAGCATCCCGGCAAGCAGCAGACGCCCTCTGCTCCGTCCCCTGAGGCTCATAAGCAGTGATATAAGCAGCAAAGGAACGCCAACGAACAGCGTAACACCATCCTGGGCAATCGCCTGCGAAGCCGCTGACAAAGAGTCATCCTTATAGATTCCGCTGCCGTACAATTCAATCTGTTCCCCCCGGATGGAGGTATAGACTGGAGCCTTCCCTTCAATTTCAGCCCTGCTGCCGGAGAACAGCCCGGCTGCGGAAGCAACAATGCTGAGAGCTATGACAATCAACGTTAAAAAGCTTATGGATCGTCTATGCTTCATTCTGATCCTCCTGTCCCCGGGCAATATGCACCATAGCTTCAATATGCCGGGCAATCAGCGCTTCCCTCTGCGCCTCCGGGAGATCCTTCTCCACTGTCAGCCTCAGAATCAGCCCAAAGGCCGCGCTCCAGATGACTTGGGCAGTCAGCTCAATCTCCTGCTCACTGCGGGACTCCATTGCTTTGAACTCCCTGAGGGTGCTGCATAGCATACTGATTGCATTGCGTTCCATTGCCGCGCCTTGGTGCAATACCGCCGTGTGACTCAGTACAGCCGGTGAATCGTTCAGCATCACAGTCCGGTAGGGAGAACCTTCCGCAGTGGTCATCCGGAAATACTGGGCCAGCGAGCGTCTCAAACGGTCTTCGGCAGATTCTTCCTCCGGCAGCGGCTCCGGTCCGGTAACCAGCCCGACCATGAACTCGGCGTAGCCCTGCTGGAGGAGCTGCTCTACAATATCGTCCTTCCCCTCAAAATAGTGATAAACACTTCCCGCTGAGTAATCCATACGTTCGGCTATTTTGCGGATCGACAGCTGCTGAATGCCTTTCTCCTTGACGATTTCTGCAGCTGTGGCCAGAATCAGATTCCGCATCGCTTCACGTTCCTGCGCTTTTCGCTGTTCCTTGCTCATAATTTCCAGGCACCTCCAATGGTGTAACGGCCGTTCATTGAACACTGTATTATTTTTGAACACTGTTCAATGAAAATTATAAGGGTCTGGAGGGGTTTGGGGTGTGATTATTGATACATTCTAGCCCCTTTTTTCCTGCGGAATATCATCTTAAACAATGGCGGAACGGCAAAGAAGATGAAAAATGTCCGAAACAGCTGATATCCCGCTACGGTCGGCAGGTCCGCACCTGTCTCATGGGCAATCAGGCTCATCTGGTCCATCCCTCCGGGTGCAAGACTAAGCAGCGCCGTTGCGGCTGTCACATGCTCCAGAGCTGTGAATAGCAGACTGAAGCCGTAGGCTCCGGCGATCAGAATCACCCCGCTGCCTACAGCCAGCGACAGGGTCAGCAGCTTATGCTCCAGCTTGCGCGGGTCAAGCAGCAGTCCGACATAAACTCCGATCATCAGCTGCGCAGCATTAATCAGGGTACCTGGAAGCACCGGTCCTTGAAGGCCGCTTAGCTGCAGAATGGCGGTAATGATAGCGGGGCCGAGAAGATAGGCGGTGGGAAAATTGATTTTCTGCCCGGCGATTGCGCAAGAGATACAAGCTGCACCGTAATAAAGGATATTGGGGAACAGCCCACCCCATCCGGCGGAAGCTCCCTGCGGCAATGGCATTGCCCCGCCCCCGTCCAGGTGGCTTGCAAATAGCGGGCTGTAGATCAGCAGCGGAATACAGATAATGATCATCATCAGCCGGATCACCTGAATGACCGTTACCACCGTAAGATTCACATCCTCCGACTCCTCCGCCAGCAGAAGCATTTGCGTCAATCCGCCGGGAATGCTCCCGAGCAGTATAGTCTTATAATTGGTTCCGGATAATCTGGATACTGCAAATGCCACACCAGCGCAAAATAGCAGCAGCAGCATCGTCATAAGCAGCATATAAGGGAGTTGGCCGGCGATTTGGCTTAGTGCGGACGCCGTCAGAGACAGGCCGATGGTATAGCCTACAATAATCATTCCGGTATTCCGAATCTGCGGAGGCCAGCTATACAATGGTTTCCACAGGTTTGAACCGATCAGGACTGCAATCATCGGACCAAGCAGCCAGGGCAGCGGCAGATGCAGTAATGTGAACATTCCCCCGCCAGCAAGTGCCGTAATCAGGGTGCAGAGCATCGTTTTTGCCTGATGAGAATTTTCTGTAAGTAATGACATTTTAACTTCCCCTTTTCCAGCCCGTCTCAGCTTCGTTAGTATTGCAGTGTGTACACGCCCTGCCGGCCGTCAAGTGTCTCACGGGTGATCACCAGATCATCCACTGCCCGAACAGGCTGACCCGCAGTCTTCAAGAAGGATGATACTCCCGCAAAAAAGAAAAGGCCAGCCACCCCCAGCGCCTTCGTCCGGTAATGCATGGGAATCGCAATGGCCGGCTGAAGCTGCTTCATTACAGCCGCTGCTCCGGCGCCGTCCAGAGTTACCCTGCCGCCGACCGGAATCATCAGCACATCAATCTTTCCGATCTGCTCCAATTGTTCTTTCGAGAGGGTGTGACCGAGATCCCCGGCATGACAGATCCGCAGTCCGTCCACAGTGAAGACGAAGACGGTATTTGTTCCTTTTTTGGCGCCTTGGACGTTATCGTGGTAGGTGGAGATCCCCTCAATCTCAATGCCTTTCACATGGAAGTGCCCGGGCGTATCAATCAATTCGTAGCTCCCTTCCGCGACGTGAATCTGACTGTGATCCTTATGGTTGTGGGTAACTGCCACGATATCCGCTCTGATACTCGGCATCCGGTACCCAAGGAACCGCCCGTAAGGATCAATCAGGATAACCGTCCCCTGCTCCGTCACAAGCTGAAAAGCTGAATGTCCGAACCAGTGAATTCTCATATACATTCCTCCAAAGTATAATGTTTTATTTAACTGTGCAAAAATATGCACATTTAAAATCAAAAAAATGCAAATAAACGGCCACTTGCACGTTGCCGTTATTCTGTCTGCCGCTGCTCTACTAAATCAGCAAGGGTATAGGATTTCAGTACATGCTCGACTTGAGCACGGATATCCGTCATGATCCGGTCAAAGGACTGCCGCACCTTATGCCCGAACAGATGATTGCCGGTCGTATCCAGCATTCCGTCAAGCATGGGAATATCATCGTGCAGGGACAGATAGACCTCTGCCAGAGTAATCTCACCAGGATAACAGGCCAGGCTATAGCCCCCTCCCCGCCCCTGGCGGACTTTAATATAACCGGCTTCTGTCAGCCGTGATAGGATCTTGCGCAGCGCCGTCGGCTCACAGTGAATCTGTTCGGCGATCTCCGCACTGGAGTATTGACCGGGTACTGTAGCGAGCACGACCAGCGCCTGCAATCCATAACCAAACCGTTTGAGCTCTGCCATGAGATCTAGTGGCTCCTTCGCTGCTATTAATGTGCAAATCATAGCACAATTATCAGGAGACCGCCATCTTTTTCGCCCGGTTAATCGATATTGGCAATTTTCCATTCTCCCTGCTTGTTCTTCAGCAAGGAAATTTCGTAGGTTCCATCTGTAATATAGCCCTCCGAAGTCATGCGGGTGAAGCTGATGTAGAAGCCTGCCCGCTGGGTTCCTTCGATGGGAATTCCAGCCAGGGTCAACTCATCGAACCGGTAGCTGTTCTTCTCATCCAGCAGGAATTGCAACGCATCGTCAAGCATCGGAGTTATCATCGTGGCTGCGAACTTCTCCTTATCGCGCGCGGACCAGGCTTCAATACAGGCCAATGTCTCCCGCAGCGCCTGCTTGTTACCCGGGTTATTCCCCACATCCGGGGCCTTAAAGAATATTCCCGGCTGGATCGGCGGCGGCTTCACGAAGGATTCAACATTACTAACCATGGATATGAACAGCGGCAGCAATGCTTCCGCTTGCTGTTCCAGCATATGAATCTCGGCCCGGTAAGTATCTTTCTTGGCTTTGAAGATAAACACTTCTATCCGCTGGTCATCTTCACGCTTGCTCCCGGCGTACTCCTTGTACTTCAGCAGCTCCGGGTCCGAGCCGGGTTGAAGCTCATTCTTTCCTGCTGCACCCTTGGCGGGGTCAAGCTTAACGAAAGTAATATAATTCCGCTTGTCCGCTGTCCCCCAGGCGGTTCTTCCATCCTGTTCGTAGCGGACCATGGATTCTGGCAGAAACACTCCTAGCGGTAAGTTCTGATCTGCCGAGAAGGCCGTGTGGATATAGACTCCATCCACCTCATATTCTATCCCGCTCTCCGAATAGTCCCGGAGCTCGGGAATCAGCTTGACCGACCTCGCTGCCGGACTTGCTGTTGCAGTTGGCGGGAGAGCCGCCGTTGCAGGAGCTGTAGTTGAATCTGCGGCGGCCGTAGCCGCTATGGACGGCTGACCTGCGGTTCGCTCGGGCAGACTGGCTGCGCCCTGCCTCGCCTCATCGCTGCAGCCTGTGCTCAGCGTCAATGTAAGAACGATCCAGGCCGCTCCCCATAAGCTTGTATGCTTGGACACAATCATCACCTCAGTTACCAGACGCTGGTAACAGGCGAAAGTTGCGCTGAAGACTGGCCGGAATTGGCTAATTGGAGCGGGATTATTTTTTAACCCTATTAGTATTTAATGTGCTGAAGTATTGGCTGGGATTGCCTTGCCGGGCGTTGAACCGCTCCTGGAAATCACCGCCGGTATAGGCTCCGATGACCCGGTGCCAGAAGTCCCGCGCAGGGGTATTCGCCCGGATCTGCGACACCTTCCAGTTGCCGGGGAACATGTCGAACAGCCGGTGGGCCGCCCAGGTTCCTACGCCGCTGCGGCGGTATTTTTGCAGCACAAAAAACTCCGTCATATAGAACTCCCCCTCCGGGTCGCGCAGCAGACGGTCCACCAGGGCAAAGCCGGCAATATTATCGTCAACAGTGAACAGGTAGGGGAACTTATTCTTGCCGCTGTTCCAGTAAGCCTCCAAGCCGGGATAGGACGGGAACAGCCCGTTACGGCCCACCTCCAGCTCAAGGTATCGGGTGAAGTCATACAAATAGAACTGCATCAAACTGCTAATCACTTGCTTCTGCTCTTTAGGAACCAGCTCGATTCCAAGTTCCATCAAGGTTCACCTCTGCCGTTTTCGTTTACTTCACATCATATAACTTTGTCACATCAGGAGCAAGGTCTGCCCAAAACATGATAAAATAGAAAGACAGCCCTCTGCCGGCAAACTACAAAGAAGGTGAGAACGATCAGTATTCAAAAAGCTGCGGACCGCAAGCACCTGGATCAGCGGCTGCCGCAGATGCCGTGGTTCGTGCAGCAGTTCATTGATTATAAACGCCCGGACCTGTCTCCTTCCACCCTGCTGGAGTATATCCGCGATTATGAGTCTTTTTTCGGCTGGCTACGGGGTGAAGGTCTGTCCGCAGCAGCCAGCAACGCTGAGATTACCCTGCTGGAGCTGGAGACGCTGCATATGGACAGCATTGTCGGCTACCGCCTGTATCTGACCACCCGGGCCGAGAATGCCAATTCACGCGTGACGGTCTCCCGGAAGCTGTCTGCGCTGCGCTCGCTGTTCCATTACTTAAGCCAGATCGCCGAGGACGAGAATTTCTACCCGCTGCTGAAGCGCAATATTATGGCCAAGGTGGAGATCAAACGGATTCATAAGCCGAAGGACACCGCCGCCAAGCTCAAGGGCAAAATTCTGGAGGATGAGGAGCTGCTGGAATTCGTGGGCTACATCTATGAAGGATATGGCACCGATGTGGAGGCTAACAAGCAGGCTCATTACTCCTGGCAGCTCAACCGGGAACGGGATGCCTGCATCGCCAGTCTGATCCTGAACTCCGGCCTGCGCGTATCTGAAGTGGTCAACCTCAACGTGGATGATCTGGACCTGAACAACAAGCTGCTCTATGTCTTCCGCAAGGGGCATAACGACGAGACCTTCAAGACCCCCGTGTATTTCCGCGAGCAATCGAAGGATGATCTCAGCCTGTATCTCAGCCTCCGCCAGAGCAGGTACAAGACACCGAAACGGGAAAAAGCGCTCTTCATCGCCCTGCGCAACGGCAGCAACGAAGGCAAACGGATGACCAAACGGGCGATCCAGGAGATGATCATCAAATATGCCAAACGGTTCGGCAAGCCGTACCTGACGGTGCATAAGCTGCGGCATTCTTTTGCCACTGACTATTATCTGCAGAATGATATTTACCGCACCAAGGAGCAGCTGGGCCATGCCTCAACTGAAACAACCGAAATTTATGCCCATCTTACCGATAAAACGATGTCTGAGGCGATCGAACGGCGGCTGGAGAATGAATCTTCGACCTGAATTAGAACTGAATAATGTTATGGAGGTATTTTGCTTTGATCCAGCATCAAGAGCTTCATTCCGATTGTATGAGCTGCTTTGGCCTGTGCTGCGCCGCTCTCCCTTTCGCGGCTTCCTCCGACTTCGCGATCGATAAAAATGCCGGACAGCCCTGCCCTAATCTGCGTGCGGATTTCCGCTGCGGCATTCACACCGGGCTGAGGGAACGCGGCTTCCGCGGCTGCACGGTGTACGACTGCTTCGGGGCCGGCCAGAAGGTCTCCAGGCTGACCTATAACGGGCGGGACTGGCGGCAGGCCCCCGAAACCGCCGGGCAGATGTTTGAGGTCTTCCTGGTCATGCGCCAGCTTCATGAGCTGCTGTGGTATCTGCTGGAGGCCCTCTCCTTCCCGGGCACTGAGGAGTTGCAGGAGCCGCTAATGCGCATGGTGGAGCAGACGCAGGAGCTGACCTTTCTCCGCCCTGAGCAACTGCTCCAGCTTGAGGTGCATGTTCACCGGGCGGAGGTCAATGAGCTGCTGCTGCGGGCCAGTGAACAGACCCGTGAGGCTCGCCGCGCACAGCTGCGGCCTGCGCCCAAGCGCCAGAAGAACTACGGCCGGGGCGCAGACCTAATAGGCGCCAAGCTGCGCGGCGCGGATCTCCGTTGCCTCAGCCTGCGCGGGGCGTATCTGATCGCCGCCGATCTCAGCGGTGCGGACCTGCGCCATGCCGATCTGATCGGCGCAGACTTCCGCGACACGAATCTGAGCGGTGCGGATCTGCGGGGCAGCCTCTTCCTTACCCAGGCGCAGCTCCAGGCCGCCAAGGGCAATTCGGCCACCCGGCTGCCGGAGGGTCTTACACATCCTGAACATTGGCTATAGCGGCAAGCCGCTATTAGACAAGCCACCCGGGGAGAGTCATCTCCCAGGTGGCTTTGTTTGTGCTGGGCATCTTATGCGTTCTGGACAAATTCCTTGTTATTTAACAGCCAATGTTTTATATTGACATTACAGCAGGTCAAAAATAAATGAGGTGAACGGACGGAATGACTCCCCGCACGAAGGAACAAAACGAGGAAATCCGGCTGCGGCGTCTGGCGCAAATCCGGATGGCTGCGGCCGATGTATTCTTAACAAAAGGCCCGCTGCTGGAGATCCGGGATGTGGCTGTTGAGGCCGGTCTCGGCTATGGCACGGTGTATCATTATTACAGCAATAAAGGGGATTTGCTGCATGATCTGTTATGGGACGCGCTGGGCCGGGCCGGGGTATGGCTGAAAAACGGGCCGGGACAGGCGATCCGCCCGGGGCCGCCGGATGGTGCGTCTCTAGGGATTCTGCTGCTGCAACTCTGGGCAGAGGATCACGCCGTGTATCTGCTCTATAAGCAGGCCGCCGAGGGCTTCCCGACGCTGCCTGAAGCGCGGTCCTCCCCGCTCTCGGCTGCGTATCGCCAGGAGCTGCTCACTCCGCTGACTGCGGTACTGGGCAGGAGTGCTGCGGCAGATGAAGCGGTTGAGGCTCGCGCAGATGCAACTCCATCGCCGGCCCGGCTCCAGCAGACGGAATGGCTGCTGGCCGCCCTTGCCGGCTGCGCTTCACTGCCCTTGCACCGCGGACAGCTGGCTGAAGAAGCCCTGGAGATTGTCCGGGTCCTGAATCTGTAGAAACTATAAGGAGCGTTTACATCCATGATTATTCTGAAATCAGCCAGAGAAATTGAAGAGATGCGGCTGGCAGGGCAGATTGTTGCCGACTGCTACCGGGAGGTATCCAGGCTGATTCAGCCGGGAATTAGCACCATGGAGATCAATGATTTCGTGGCCAGACATATTACCAAGCTGGGCGGCAAGCAGTTTACCAAAGGCTACAACGGGTTCCCTGCCGAGACCTGCATCTCGATTAACGATGTGGTGGCCCATGGCATCCCATCGAAGAGCAGGATTGTGATGGACGGCGATCTGCTGAAGCTGGATATCGTTGCCGAATACGGCGGCTGGTTCGGGGATTCGTGCGTGAGCTATGCGGTCGGCCGGATCACGCCGGAGGCGCAGCGGTTAATGCAGGTGACCAAGGAGTGCCTGGACCTCGGAATCGCTAAGGCCGTTCCCGGAGCCCGGCTGGGCGATGTCACCTCAGCCATCCAGCAACATGCGGAAGCTCACGGCTATTCGGTCGTGCGCGATTTGCTTGGGCATGGCATCGGCCGCAGCCTACATGAGGAGCCCAGCTACGAGCATGTCGGCACCGCCGGCAAAGGCGTCCGCCTCAAAGAAGGCATGGTCTTCACCATCGAGCCGATGATCAATGAAGGCACTTACCGGATCACGATAGACGATGACGAATGGACGGCCAGAACGGCAGACGGTAAGCTCTCAGCGCAATACGAGCATACGATTGCGGTCACCGCTGACGGTCCGCTGATTTTAACGGCACAATAACAATAGCCCCCTCCTGTCTCTTATTGAGAGCACTGGAGGGGGTTGCTTTGTAACCGGGTGTTGTGCTGCTAAGTCGAGCTGATGCGCTGCCGGGTGGTCATTTGGTGCTGTTGCTGGAGGCGGCAGGGTAACTTTGTGCTTCATTATTGTGAATTTTTCATATGATGAAATTACAGAATGATGGCGTTGTGGTTGAAGGTTGCTGGTGCTTCGTGCCGCGCCATTCGACTTTCGCGCCTCAGCCGCACCCGATGTGGTCGGTTTTTCGATTACGTTTGGCCCGCGCGCCTCCGCCATGCCTAATGTGGTCGGTTTTTCGATTACGTTTGGCCCACGCGCCTCCGCCATGCCTAATGTGGTCGGTTTTTCGATTACATTTGGCCCGCGCGCCTCCGCCAGGCCTAATGTAGTCGGTTTTTCGATTACATTAGGCCTACGCGCCTCCGCCATGCCTAATGTGGTCGGTTTTTCGATTACAATTTGGCCCGCGCGCCTTCAGCGAGCCAATTGTATGCTGTTTTCCGCATACGTTTGGCTCCCGCACCTCGTGCCCGACCATTGTGTCCGGTTTTTAGCATACATCCCGCTCACGCGCCCCATTCCTGCTCATTGTGTGCGGTTTTTAGTATACATTCCGTCCACGCGCCTCGCCCCAACCCAATGTATTCGCTTTTTCGCATATATCCCGCCTATAAGCAGCAATGAGCCTCAAGAATCTGCCGGAGGCGGGCTACTGCTCTGTCACCCCCTAAGCTCCCCGGGAAGCTTAAGCACCTGGACCATGTCCCCTGCCCGGAAGGGTTCGCTGTCCGGCGGAATTACGATCAGGGCATCGCTGTCTTTGATCGTCACCGTCACGGAGGACTCGTCAACAGTGGCAGGATGAGCAAAGAGCCGTCCTTCCCTGATCTCCAGCCGGGCCCGAACATAGCGGGTGAAGCTGTTCGTGCGAGTATAATCTGCCCCTAAGTGAGCGGTCCATTCCGGTAATTCCGGCTGGTCCGTGCCCTGCATCATGCCGATCACCGGACGGGCGAACAGCTGAAATCCGACGAAGCACGCTCCCGGATTACCGGACAGGGCCAGCAGAATCGTCCCGCCGCGCACCGCTGCCGAGGTAACGCTGCCGGGGCGCATGGCGATTTTGTTGAACAGCATCTCTCCGCTCCGCTCGCGGATGAGGTCGCCCATAATGTCATAATCTCCGACAGAGACGCCCCCTGTTGTAATTACCAGATCGCAGCTCTCCAGCGCCATCTGCACCTTGCTGCGGGCCAGCTCCAGATCATCAACGATCGCACCCAGCATCACCGGCTCTCCGCCTGCCTCGCGGATGAGCGCCTCCAGCATGGGAGAATTACTGTTGCGGATTCTCCCCGGCACCAGCGGCTCGTCCACCTCCAGCAGCTCCGAGCCGGTCGCGAACACCGCGACCTTTGGTCTACGCCGCACAGGCACCTCCGCCACCCCAAGCGCAGCCAGTACCGCAATGTCGCCGGGCCCAATGATTCGGCCTTCAGGAAGAACAGGATCACCTGTGCTTAACTCTAACCCGCGGGGGGTAATATGCTGTCCCGGTGCTGCCGGTTTGCGTATCCCCACATATTGGATCCCCTCCCTGGTCCGGCTCTCCGTGGCCTCCAGCATAACTACCGTGTCGGCTCCTTCCGGCAACTGTGCACCCGTCATAATCCGCGCAGCCGTTCCTGATGTAACCGCTCTGGAGGCCACAGCCCCGCAAGGGATCACATCGGCAACCTCCAGCCACACCGGGCTATGGTCATCAGCCTCAGACAGATCGGCCGCGATCACGGCATAACCGTCCATCGCCGAACGGTCGAACGCCGGAAAAGGATGCGGCGCCTGAACAGCACAGGCCAGAATCCGTCCGCTGCTGGCATTCAACGGCACCTCTTCGGTCGCAAGCAGCTTCGCGTAGGGCTTAAGCAGCGCCTGTGCCTCTGCCACCTGAAGCACTGTGCGTTGAAATTTGCCGCCGGTATATTCCTTGTTCTCATTCTCCTGGTTAGCCATTTGTCTGATTCCTCCTTCGGTAAGGTATAACAAAAGAGATGCACGGGCCTGAACCCAGGACCATGCATCCCTTCCTTACTCAACCTTCAATTGTCTGCAAACATATTCCTTCTGCTTAAGACGCACGGATGACCCGGACATCCGCTGAAATGACAGCTTCTCCTTCATAGAGCATGAACCGGCCGTTCTGCCATTCCACCCGGAGCAGTCGGGAGTCATCCGACTGGTATTGCCAGACATGCTGCTCCCCGCCGTTCATGTAAGGCGTCTGGCCGGTGACCGCCGCATATCCTTCATATTCTTCCTCCAGATAGAACATCCGGTCATCCAGCTCCAGCGTTGCCGGTACCTCGGAAGGACTGTCCAGCCGCCCGTCGATCGGATGGTACAGCCTGTATTGCAGCTCCTCACGCTCTTCGATATACAGATAGGCGATCCGGCTGCCGTCCCGCAGAGTCAGCACAGCGGCATTTCGGCCGCTGGTTTTGG
This region of Paenibacillus sp. FSL K6-1096 genomic DNA includes:
- a CDS encoding pentapeptide repeat-containing protein — encoded protein: MSCFGLCCAALPFAASSDFAIDKNAGQPCPNLRADFRCGIHTGLRERGFRGCTVYDCFGAGQKVSRLTYNGRDWRQAPETAGQMFEVFLVMRQLHELLWYLLEALSFPGTEELQEPLMRMVEQTQELTFLRPEQLLQLEVHVHRAEVNELLLRASEQTREARRAQLRPAPKRQKNYGRGADLIGAKLRGADLRCLSLRGAYLIAADLSGADLRHADLIGADFRDTNLSGADLRGSLFLTQAQLQAAKGNSATRLPEGLTHPEHWL
- the map gene encoding type I methionyl aminopeptidase; this translates as MIILKSAREIEEMRLAGQIVADCYREVSRLIQPGISTMEINDFVARHITKLGGKQFTKGYNGFPAETCISINDVVAHGIPSKSRIVMDGDLLKLDIVAEYGGWFGDSCVSYAVGRITPEAQRLMQVTKECLDLGIAKAVPGARLGDVTSAIQQHAEAHGYSVVRDLLGHGIGRSLHEEPSYEHVGTAGKGVRLKEGMVFTIEPMINEGTYRITIDDDEWTARTADGKLSAQYEHTIAVTADGPLILTAQ
- the glp gene encoding gephyrin-like molybdotransferase Glp, encoding MANQENENKEYTGGKFQRTVLQVAEAQALLKPYAKLLATEEVPLNASSGRILACAVQAPHPFPAFDRSAMDGYAVIAADLSEADDHSPVWLEVADVIPCGAVASRAVTSGTAARIMTGAQLPEGADTVVMLEATESRTREGIQYVGIRKPAAPGQHITPRGLELSTGDPVLPEGRIIGPGDIAVLAALGVAEVPVRRRPKVAVFATGSELLEVDEPLVPGRIRNSNSPMLEALIREAGGEPVMLGAIVDDLELARSKVQMALESCDLVITTGGVSVGDYDIMGDLIRERSGEMLFNKIAMRPGSVTSAAVRGGTILLALSGNPGACFVGFQLFARPVIGMMQGTDQPELPEWTAHLGADYTRTNSFTRYVRARLEIREGRLFAHPATVDESSVTVTIKDSDALIVIPPDSEPFRAGDMVQVLKLPGELRG
- a CDS encoding DUF4178 domain-containing protein codes for the protein MGLFKRIGSLFSKPAAPAAPKSMLDLAPGDICEVSLVTYEVTGRTKTSGRNAAVLTLRDGSRIAYLYIEEREELQYRLYHPIDGRLDSPSEVPATLELDDRMFYLEEEYEGYAAVTGQTPYMNGGEQHVWQYQSDDSRLLRVEWQNGRFMLYEGEAVISADVRVIRAS
- a CDS encoding helix-turn-helix domain-containing protein, which codes for MTPRTKEQNEEIRLRRLAQIRMAAADVFLTKGPLLEIRDVAVEAGLGYGTVYHYYSNKGDLLHDLLWDALGRAGVWLKNGPGQAIRPGPPDGASLGILLLQLWAEDHAVYLLYKQAAEGFPTLPEARSSPLSAAYRQELLTPLTAVLGRSAAADEAVEARADATPSPARLQQTEWLLAALAGCASLPLHRGQLAEEALEIVRVLNL